The sequence TTCACCGTCTCGGGCGCAAGATGCCGCTTCCCCGGGGCCCGCAAGTTTGCGTAGGTCTTGTTCACCGTCGACAGCGTAAACCACGAAAAGGAATCCCATCGGTCCGTCAGCCGATCCGTCAGGTGATCGCGAATCCGCTTGCCCAGATCCGTGCCAAAGGCCTTCCCCACGTACACCGTTTGGAAGTTGTCGTGCAAGACGTAAATGCCTTTGCCTTCCCAAAAGTCGATCGTGTAGGTTTCGCCGTCAATGCGGACCTCCCCGGGCAGCGATCCTTTATTCGAGCGGCCAACGCTTCCCCAGTCCACAATTTCTGGGTTCCAAAATGTACCGTACGCGCGGATGAGCATAGATCGATAGCTGTTAGGTGTGCAATGAATGAAACGGCCCTCATAGGATGTCCCACAGGGCCTAATTAGAAGATAATCAACGAACGGGCGAGATGACACCAGACGTACTGGGTCCGGTGGGCCCGCAAGCGCTGCTATGTTGGATGGTGCGTACGCTATCTATCCACCCCCCGCACCGCTATGGGATTTATAAGCCGCAACCTGTACGAATTTAGCGACCCCTACCTGAAAGAACTCTCGCGCCGCGCCGGGGCGTGCTGGGATCACGAACCGTGGATGCTTGGCTACACCCATTCAGGAACCTACGGGCGCATTCCACTGGCGCACGCCATTGTTGGCACAGTGATCGTGCTGCCCTTCAACTGCGACCGCGACCCGCTGTATCGCTTGACCTTATACAATCGTACAGGAGGCTCTATAGAAGACCCCTGCGCGGAAGACCAGTGGTGCGTGTCGAGAGCCCTACGGCCTATAACACCGAAAGTGTCGTTGGAGCACGCATGTGCACAGATGCTAGCGCTCTATCAGCTGTTCAAGACCTCCGCCTGGCTGCCGGATGTCGATCAGCCCATTCCGTCTCCCTACCCGCGTACCCTCTTATGCGATGACTTCTCTTTTGTCATCCGCGAGCGGCACGTTGCGCCCTTTCATCGCCGGTGGGCGGTGGAAGTGCGTCGGGCGGGCGCGCTCATCTACCTGCGCCACATGCACCGTTGGCGCCGGGCGGTTCGGCAGCAGTGGGTCTTTTTGCGGCGCCTTCAACTGCACCGATACGTCGATCTCTATGCTGATATCGAGGTTGAGGGAGCCCTGCTGGAGGACGAAGATGACGAGGTCGAACGATTCGACGACGTTGGAAAGCCGCGGCTCGCGGACGACTGGTTCCGGCAGCTTAACAAAGACGGCTCGCCTTACATGCCCAATCACCTACCGGAGCGCACCCGCTTTGTGGAACGCTGCTTCAGGATTCTGAACTGATCGGCGAGGCGCATCGCAGGGCCGGGTCACGACGCGTCGCTGTAGGCCGCATGCATGGCTGCTGCCTCGGACTTCAGGCGCGCGGCGAGGGCCGCGGGGGCTTCTACCGTTATGCCAGGGCCCCACGACCGGATAAAGGCCGCAATGTCGTCGAGGCTCGACACCTCAAACGTCACCGTGGCCGGTTCCTCCGTGGTGTCCTGCGCAATCTGTTGCGACGGGTGGTACTGCTTGCGGTGGAAGTACGGCGCCTTGTCGGCGGCCACCGTAAGCTCCACCCGGTGCGTGCCTTCGCCCTTCAGCGCGTGAAAGCGGTCCGCGAAATGCGTCTCGGGATCGAAGTCGCGGGGCGGCATGAACGATGCCCCGGTAGGCGCGGCCGCCCGAATGCCCGCCAGCGCAAAGTCGCGAACGGCCTGGTGCTTGTGGCAGTACGCCGTCACCATCCAGGTTTGGCCCTGCTCGGCAACGACCAGCGGATCGATGCGACGGCCTTCCGATAGGGTGCGCGACGACGCCGAGTAGTAGTCGATGGCCAGCGTATTGCGCTCGTTGGCCGCCTGCACCACCGTTGCCCAAATGTCCGGATCGAACGTGCTGGCATTGCTCGAATCGAAGTGCCACAGATCGTTCTGAAACTCCGGCTCGAAGCTGTACACCGGCCCGGCGGCCTCCACCAGCTGCTCGATGGCATGCTGCAAGTCGGCAAGAAACGGCGTATTTCGGAGCGAGGGCCGCGCGGCGTACGCGGCGATGATGAGGGCTTGCAGCTCGCGCTCCTGAAGGTCCACCTTCGTCGTCATGCTGCGGGCCGACGAGGCGTACGAAAAGTATTTGCTACGGCCCTCGCGGCGCTCCTTCACGGTATAGCCCATGTCGTCGAGTGTGCTCAGCAGCCGGCGCGCGTGGCGGCGTGACACCTCAAGGCGTTCGGAAATATCATCGAGCGTAAATTCGTGACCGGCGTTGAGCCAGTTGTGGAGCTGGTCGATGCTTCGCTCAGCTAATGGCATGGTACATAGGATGGAGTGATGATACAATGGTTGGTTGATCCGTCGCCAATCTACACACGCCCTGCATACAAGCAGACACGCAACGACCGGGTTGTGTTACGCGCGGCGGCGGCTGTGACGACGGCGGGCGCGCGGGGCATCGGCAGCCAGCACGTCCGGCACGTTGTCGGCGCCCTGCACCTTTTCCTCTACCACGCCCTCATCCGGATCCCACCGGTCGTACACGTACCAGCCACCGCCGTTGTAACGCAGGTTGCCCACCCGAACGCTCTCCACCGCCGCGCCCGTACAGGCGCGCAGCCAGGCCCGCATCACCGCCCCGGCCGAGCAGTCGAGCGTGAGCAGGTACGTTGCCTGCTTGGGCGTGAGGGATTCGTGAGCGTGCCGGATGGCTTCGAGCGCCTCGTTGGTGGGGCCATGGGTGGAAAGCGCCGAGCAGATGGTGGCCCAACGCGGCGCATCGGCGGCATCGTAGCATGTCGCGGCCGCATCCCATGCCGCCGCCCGTCGGTACGCGTCGCCCGCGAGGTGCCACGCCTCGGCGTTTTCATAGCAGCGCCCCGCCGCGTCCCACTGCCTCACGTTCTCGTAGTCGGTGGCGGCCTCGTGCCAGGCCCCGGCTTTCTCGAACTGCCGAGCCGCCGCGAGCCACTTGCTATCGGCCCGGTAGCACGCGGCCGCCGCCCGCCAGTCCTCCACCGTCTGATAGCACTCCGCCGCCCGCGCCCACTGTCCGGCATCGGCGTAGCACTGGGCCGCGTCCTCGTAGGCACCCGCCTGCTGGCACAGGCGCGCCGCCCGGATGTGGTTGCCCTGGGCCCGATAATACGCGGCCGCCGCGGCGAAGCGCCCTTCGTCTTCGTCGAGGGCCGCCTGCAGCCGGTCGGCCGCCGCCGTGCGTCCGGCGCGCCGCAGCAAGGCAATCCGTAGCGGACGATCGGCCGCCCCGCCGCCGTGCTCCAGCACAAACGCCGCCTGCTTGGGCGAGAGCGTCTCGGCCTGCGCGGGCGTCATCGCTACCGACGCATCGCGGGAGGCCTCCTCGCTCGGCTGGTGCTGACTCGCAAACCACGTGCAGATGGTCGCCCAGTCGTCGCGGCCGCCCTTGCGGTACGCCTCGGCCGCCTGCGCCCACTGGTTCCGGTCGCGGTAGTAGCGGGCGCGCTCCAGCCACTCCTCGCCGGTCGGGTCGCCCGCCCACGGGGGCCGGAAGTCGGCCAGCGTGCTCGTGGTGGGCGCCACCGCGTCGGTGTCCCACAGCGAGTGTACGGGGTCCGGATCGACCACCGCCGTAACGCTCCTTCGCGCGCGCGTCGCGGCGACGTAGTGCAGGCGCAAGATGTGCCGGTTCGTCTGCCGGATGGACTCCCGGTCGGCCGGTGCGGCGCCCGCTTGATCCTGCAGCTGATCGTCCATCCGATACATCACCACGTGGTCGGCCTCCAGGCCTTTCGCCTCG comes from Salisaeta longa DSM 21114 and encodes:
- a CDS encoding GIY-YIG nuclease family protein, with the translated sequence MLIRAYGTFWNPEIVDWGSVGRSNKGSLPGEVRIDGETYTIDFWEGKGIYVLHDNFQTVYVGKAFGTDLGKRIRDHLTDRLTDRWDSFSWFTLSTVNKTYANLRAPGKRHLAPETVNDTLEALAILITDPPLNRRMEGIPDAYEAEQVEDGAPRALRSYLEEILERMD
- a CDS encoding helix-turn-helix transcriptional regulator codes for the protein MPLAERSIDQLHNWLNAGHEFTLDDISERLEVSRRHARRLLSTLDDMGYTVKERREGRSKYFSYASSARSMTTKVDLQERELQALIIAAYAARPSLRNTPFLADLQHAIEQLVEAAGPVYSFEPEFQNDLWHFDSSNASTFDPDIWATVVQAANERNTLAIDYYSASSRTLSEGRRIDPLVVAEQGQTWMVTAYCHKHQAVRDFALAGIRAAAPTGASFMPPRDFDPETHFADRFHALKGEGTHRVELTVAADKAPYFHRKQYHPSQQIAQDTTEEPATVTFEVSSLDDIAAFIRSWGPGITVEAPAALAARLKSEAAAMHAAYSDAS